One genomic segment of Melospiza georgiana isolate bMelGeo1 chromosome 21, bMelGeo1.pri, whole genome shotgun sequence includes these proteins:
- the PSMD12 gene encoding 26S proteasome non-ATPase regulatory subunit 12 has translation MADGGAERADGRIVKMEVDYSATVDQRLPECERLAQEGRLQEVIENLLSLEKQTRTASDMVSTSRILVAIVKMCYEAKDWDALNENIILLSKRRSQLKQAVAKMVQQCCTYVEEITDLPVKLRLIDTLRMVTEGKIYVEIERARLTKTLATIKEQNGEVKEAASILQELQVETYGSMEKKERVEFILEQMRLCLAVKDYIRTQIISKKINTKFFQEENTEKLKLKYYNLMIQLDQHEGSYLSICKHYRAIYDTPCIQAESEKWQQALKSVVLYVILSPYDNEQSDLVHRISSDKKLEEIPKYKDLLKLFTTMELMRWSALVEEYGKELREGSLDSPATDVFGCTEEGEKRWKDLKNRVVEHNIRIMAKYYTRITMKRMAQLLDLSVDESEEFLSNLVVNKTIFAKVDRLAGIINFQRPKDPNNILNDWSHKLNSLMALVNKTTHLIAKEEMIHNLQ, from the exons ATGGCGGACGGCGGCGCGGAGCGGGCCGATGGCCGCATCGTCAAAATGGAGGTGGATTACAGCGCGACCGTGGACCAGAGGTTGCCCGAGTGCGAGCGGCTGGCGCAG GAAGGAAGATTGCAGGAAGTCATTGAAAACCTTCTCTCCCTGGAAAAGCAAACACGGACG GCTTCTGACATGGTCTCCACATCCCGCATCTTGGTTGCCATAGTGAAAATGTGTTACGAAGCTAAAGACTGGGATGCtcttaatgaaaatattattcttcTATCAAAGAGAAGAAGTCAGTTAAAACAG GCAGTTGCTAAAATggtccagcagtgctgcacttACGTTGAAGAAATCACAGATTTACCAGTGAAACTGCGCTTGATCGACACATTGAGGATGGTCACAGAAGGAAAA ATCTACGTGGAAATCGAACGTGCTCGCCTGACAAAGACGCTCGCAACAATAAAGGAGCAGAACGGGGAGGTGAAAGAGGCTGCCTCCATTCTGCAGGAGTTGCAG gTGGAAACCTACGGTtcaatggaaaagaaagaacgTGTAGAATTTATCTTGGAGCAGATGAGACTCTGCCTAGCTGTAAAGGATTATATTCGGACTCAGATTatcagcaaaaaaattaatacaaagttttttcaagaagaaaacacagaa AAACTAAAGTTGAAATACTACAACTTAATGATCCAGCTGGATCAACATGAAGGCTCCTACCTCTCCATCTGTAAGCACTACAGAGCCATTTATGACACTCCCTGCATCCAGGCTGAAAGTGAAAAGTGGCAACAG GCACTGAAGAGCGTTGTTCTTTATGTTATTCTTTCACCTTATGACAATGAACAGTCTGATTTGGTGCACAGAATTAGTAGTGACAAAAAGCTAGAAGAAATCCCCAAGTATaa AGACCTCCTAAAACTATTTACCACCATGGAGCTGATGAGGTGGAGTGCCCTAGTTGAAGAATATGGGAAGGAGTTGAGAGAAGGATCCCTTGACAGTCCTGCAACAGATGTTTTTGGCTGTacagaggaaggggaaaagagatGGAAAGATTTAAAGAACAGAGTTGTGGAACAT AATATTAGAATAATGGCTAAGTATTATACCAGAATTACAATGAAGAgaatggcacagctcctggatCTGTCTGTTGAT GAATCGGAGGAGTTCTTGTCTAACCTAGTAGTTAACAAAACCATCTTTGCTAAAGTAGACAGGCTGGCAGGAATTATCAATTTCCAGAGGCCTAAGGACCCAAACAATATACTCAATGACTGGTCTCACAAACTCAACTCCCTCATGGCCCTAGTTAACAAAACCACACATCTCATTGCCAAAGAAGAGATGATCCATAACCTGCAGTAA